A genomic segment from Segniliparus rotundus DSM 44985 encodes:
- a CDS encoding acyl-CoA dehydrogenase family protein, translating into MSTKPASSDASPKPLSTKKTSPVGLGLRALSAITGSDLVNKYDLNKQLSWTAYNAGKTGFKALGVANRVFKQVGGSSKGSRPARTSSDLFDLTPEDDQKLIVETVKEFADEVLRPAALAADGAAAAPQSILDRSTELGVTLINVPEEFDGAASERNAITNALVAEALAHGDLGLALPILAPSAVAIALGEWGTDGQQKTYLPSFAEEKAPQSAFVIAEPQPLFNPFELKTKAVRTPSGFKLNGVKALVPAAGSSELFIVGAQFEGSPALFIVESGSKGLTVEGDPSMGLRAAGIGRLNLDNVVLPSSALLGDPEPQVRENNYTESVRLARIAWASVAAGVGQAVLDYVIPYVNGREAFGEPISHRQAVAFMVANIAIELDGIRLVALRGASRAAQGLPFAREAALARRLAAEKGMQIGLDGVQLLGGHGFTKEHPVERWYRDLRAVGVAEGVILV; encoded by the coding sequence ATGTCCACCAAACCCGCTTCTTCAGACGCTTCCCCCAAACCGCTCTCCACCAAAAAAACCAGCCCGGTCGGCTTGGGGCTGCGCGCCCTTTCTGCGATCACCGGCTCGGACCTGGTCAACAAGTACGACCTCAACAAGCAGCTCTCCTGGACCGCGTACAACGCGGGCAAGACCGGCTTCAAAGCCCTCGGCGTGGCCAACCGCGTCTTCAAACAGGTCGGCGGCAGCAGCAAAGGCTCCCGCCCCGCCCGCACCTCGAGCGACCTGTTCGACCTCACCCCCGAGGACGACCAGAAGCTGATCGTCGAGACCGTCAAGGAATTCGCCGACGAGGTGCTGCGCCCGGCCGCCCTGGCCGCCGACGGCGCGGCCGCCGCGCCGCAGTCCATCCTGGACCGCTCCACAGAACTCGGCGTCACGCTCATCAACGTGCCTGAGGAGTTCGACGGCGCGGCCAGCGAGCGCAACGCGATCACCAACGCCCTCGTGGCAGAGGCGCTCGCGCACGGCGATCTCGGACTCGCGCTGCCGATCCTCGCGCCGAGCGCGGTCGCCATCGCCCTCGGCGAATGGGGCACCGACGGCCAGCAGAAGACCTACTTGCCTTCCTTCGCCGAAGAAAAAGCCCCGCAGTCCGCGTTCGTCATCGCGGAGCCGCAGCCGCTCTTCAACCCCTTCGAACTGAAAACCAAAGCGGTGCGCACCCCGAGCGGCTTCAAGCTCAACGGCGTGAAGGCCCTGGTGCCCGCCGCCGGGTCCTCGGAGCTGTTCATCGTCGGCGCGCAGTTCGAAGGCAGCCCCGCGCTCTTCATCGTGGAGTCCGGCAGCAAGGGCCTCACCGTCGAGGGCGACCCCAGCATGGGCCTTCGGGCCGCGGGGATCGGCCGCCTGAACCTCGACAACGTCGTTCTGCCCTCGAGCGCTCTGCTGGGCGATCCCGAGCCGCAGGTCCGCGAGAACAACTACACCGAGTCGGTGCGCCTGGCCCGCATCGCTTGGGCCTCAGTGGCCGCCGGCGTCGGACAGGCAGTCTTGGACTACGTCATCCCCTACGTGAACGGGCGCGAGGCGTTCGGCGAGCCGATCAGCCACCGCCAAGCGGTCGCGTTCATGGTCGCCAACATCGCCATCGAGCTCGACGGCATCCGTTTGGTCGCCCTGCGCGGGGCCTCTCGCGCGGCGCAAGGCCTGCCGTTCGCCCGCGAGGCGGCGCTCGCCCGCCGCCTCGCCGCCGAGAAAGGCATGCAGATCGGTTTGGACGGCGTCCAACTGCTCGGCGGACACGGCTTCACCAAGGAGCATCCGGTCGAGCGCTGGTACCGCGACTTGCGGGCCGTCGGCGTCGCCGAAGGCGTCATCCTCGTCTAA
- a CDS encoding acyl-CoA dehydrogenase family protein — MPINLELSKDLEAAVQKAHKVATDVFRPISRKYDIAEHEYPSELDAFGADPVAKELLYPDSNVEAVLNILELCWGDLGLTLTIPGNGLGNAAIAAVATPEQLEKFGGEWAAMAITEPEAGSDSAAIKTTATLDGDEYVINGEKIFATAGARAKNIVVWASVDPSAGRAAIKSFVVPRDTPGVKLVRVEHKLGIKASDTAAILFENVRVPKENLLGSPEVNVEKGFAGVMQTFDNTRPIVAAQALGVARAALEQLREILEKEGVEISYDKGAYNQQSAAADFLALEADWEAAYLLTLKSAWLIDAKKPNSKEASIAKAKAGRTATAVTLKAVELAGLYGYSQQALLEKWARDAKITDIYEGTQQIQQLIIARRTLNLTSAQLK; from the coding sequence ATGCCTATCAACCTCGAACTTTCCAAAGATCTCGAAGCCGCTGTGCAGAAGGCCCACAAAGTCGCCACGGATGTCTTCCGGCCGATCTCGCGCAAGTACGACATCGCCGAGCACGAGTACCCCTCGGAGCTCGACGCCTTCGGAGCGGATCCGGTGGCGAAGGAATTGCTCTACCCCGACAGCAACGTCGAGGCCGTGCTGAACATTCTCGAGCTGTGCTGGGGGGATCTCGGCCTGACGCTGACCATCCCCGGCAACGGGCTCGGCAACGCGGCGATCGCCGCCGTGGCAACCCCGGAGCAGCTGGAGAAATTCGGCGGCGAGTGGGCCGCGATGGCGATCACCGAGCCAGAAGCCGGTTCGGACTCCGCGGCGATCAAGACCACCGCGACGCTCGACGGCGACGAGTACGTCATCAACGGCGAGAAGATCTTCGCCACGGCGGGGGCTCGCGCGAAGAACATCGTCGTGTGGGCCTCGGTCGACCCGAGCGCAGGGCGCGCGGCGATCAAATCCTTCGTGGTCCCGCGCGACACCCCCGGCGTGAAGCTGGTCCGCGTCGAGCACAAACTCGGCATCAAAGCCTCTGACACAGCCGCGATCCTCTTCGAGAACGTCCGAGTCCCCAAAGAGAACCTCCTCGGCTCCCCCGAAGTGAACGTCGAAAAAGGCTTCGCCGGGGTCATGCAGACCTTCGACAACACCCGGCCCATCGTCGCCGCGCAGGCGCTCGGCGTCGCACGGGCCGCGTTGGAGCAGCTGCGGGAGATCCTGGAAAAGGAAGGCGTCGAGATCAGCTACGACAAGGGCGCGTACAACCAGCAGTCCGCCGCGGCGGACTTCCTGGCGCTCGAGGCGGACTGGGAAGCGGCGTACCTGCTCACGCTCAAATCGGCATGGCTGATCGACGCGAAGAAGCCCAACTCCAAAGAGGCTTCCATCGCCAAGGCCAAGGCAGGACGCACCGCGACGGCGGTCACCCTCAAAGCCGTCGAGCTCGCGGGCCTCTACGGCTACTCGCAACAGGCCCTGCTCGAAAAATGGGCCCGCGACGCGAAGATCACCGACATTTACGAGGGCACCCAGCAAATCCAGCAGCTCATCATTGCGCGGCGCACCCTGAACCTCACTTCCGCGCAGCTCAAGTGA
- a CDS encoding acyl-CoA dehydrogenase family protein yields MAINLELPKKYEQFLTLAHDFAGNYLRPIARKYDLNEHAYPVEMDVIGAAYDAMNETSNMGESVNTQAKDDAEETKSPDGKAANKNGANLNSVLAMAESCWGCPGLTLTIPGQGLGNSAIAAVADADQYRRFGKKWAAMAITEPGCGSDSAAIRTTATLDGDEYVINGEKIYATAGSRASHIVVWATVDKSLGRAAIKSFVVPRDTPGVNLIRVEHKLGIRASDTAALIFDNVRVPKENLLGSPEVNVEKGFAGVMQTFDNTRPVVASMAIGVARGALEDLLEILTEAGVEISYDKPPHVQHAAAAEYLRLEAEYEAAYLLTLKSAWMADNKMPNSREASMAKAKAGRMGSDVTLKAIELAGLYGYSQRALLEKYGRDTKIFDIYEGTQQIQQLIVARRTLNLTSAELK; encoded by the coding sequence ATGGCGATCAACCTCGAACTTCCCAAGAAGTACGAACAATTCCTCACCCTCGCCCACGACTTCGCGGGCAACTATCTTCGGCCCATCGCGCGCAAATACGACCTCAACGAGCACGCCTACCCTGTCGAGATGGACGTCATCGGCGCCGCGTACGACGCGATGAACGAGACCAGCAACATGGGCGAGTCGGTGAACACGCAAGCCAAAGACGACGCGGAGGAAACCAAGTCCCCTGACGGCAAAGCGGCGAACAAGAACGGCGCGAACCTCAACTCCGTTCTCGCCATGGCCGAGAGCTGCTGGGGCTGCCCAGGGCTGACCTTGACCATTCCCGGCCAGGGCCTGGGCAACTCCGCCATCGCCGCCGTCGCGGACGCGGACCAATACCGCCGGTTCGGCAAGAAGTGGGCGGCCATGGCGATCACCGAGCCGGGATGCGGCTCGGACTCCGCTGCGATCCGGACCACCGCGACGCTCGACGGCGACGAGTACGTCATCAACGGCGAGAAGATCTACGCCACTGCGGGCTCACGGGCCAGCCACATCGTCGTGTGGGCCACCGTGGACAAAAGCCTCGGTCGCGCGGCGATCAAATCCTTCGTGGTCCCGCGCGACACCCCGGGGGTGAACCTGATCCGGGTCGAGCACAAACTCGGCATCAGGGCCTCCGACACCGCCGCCTTGATCTTCGACAATGTCCGAGTGCCGAAAGAGAACCTGCTCGGCTCCCCCGAAGTGAACGTCGAAAAAGGCTTCGCCGGGGTCATGCAGACTTTCGACAATACCCGCCCGGTGGTCGCCTCCATGGCGATCGGCGTCGCACGAGGCGCCTTGGAGGACCTTCTGGAAATCCTGACCGAGGCTGGTGTGGAGATCAGCTACGACAAACCGCCGCATGTGCAGCACGCAGCGGCTGCGGAGTATTTGCGCCTTGAGGCCGAGTACGAGGCCGCCTACCTGCTGACGCTGAAATCCGCGTGGATGGCGGACAACAAGATGCCGAACTCGCGCGAAGCTTCCATGGCCAAAGCCAAAGCCGGGCGCATGGGCTCGGACGTGACGCTCAAAGCCATTGAGCTCGCGGGCCTGTACGGCTACTCGCAGCGCGCCTTGCTGGAGAAGTACGGCCGCGACACGAAGATCTTCGACATTTACGAGGGCACCCAGCAGATCCAACAGTTGATTGTCGCCAGACGCACCCTGAACCTCACGTCCGCAGAGCTGAAATGA
- a CDS encoding GlsB/YeaQ/YmgE family stress response membrane protein, which translates to MYTLATAPLANTTLLANEVLASATEYTKYGWIGYIIIGGLAGWIASKFLGTDAQQGVLLNVVFGVVGGLLGGWLLSLLSIGGTGGLIFTFVTALIGAVILIWIWKLISKK; encoded by the coding sequence ATGTACACCCTTGCCACCGCTCCCCTCGCGAACACGACCCTGCTGGCGAACGAGGTGCTCGCGTCCGCGACAGAGTACACGAAGTACGGTTGGATCGGTTACATCATTATCGGCGGCCTCGCTGGTTGGATCGCCAGCAAGTTCCTCGGCACCGACGCCCAGCAAGGTGTCCTGCTCAACGTCGTTTTCGGTGTGGTCGGCGGCCTCCTCGGCGGCTGGTTGTTGAGCCTGCTCAGCATCGGTGGGACCGGCGGTCTCATTTTCACGTTCGTCACCGCTCTGATCGGCGCGGTGATCCTCATCTGGATCTGGAAGCTGATTAGCAAGAAATGA
- the proB gene encoding glutamate 5-kinase, producing the protein MNTLDAAAASAAVREQVRSARILVVKIGSSAFTGAGVGVDTVKLDSLVDVIAGRIEAGGKVLVVSSGAVAAGLAPLGLPRRPQDHLTQRAAASVGQSALALAWGASFARYGKVVGQVLLSVHDFSIREHNANAQRTLHRLIALGAVPVINENDVVSTATVRLGDNDRVAALVAHLVGAEALVLLSDVDGVYDRNPQEQGAVRLDVVASEADLDGVTAKGGSGLGTGGMASKLRAARMAADAGVPVLVTSAERAAEALLEGRSGTAFAPRAQRLSARKFWIRHAAEPAGSLFLDDGAVRAVATDRRSLLIAGVKRAVGEFRAGDVVVFADQHGQQVARGVAAYGAVDLSEALAGRAELAKPVVHVDDVVPF; encoded by the coding sequence GTGAACACGCTGGACGCGGCGGCAGCCTCCGCCGCTGTTCGCGAGCAGGTTCGCAGCGCTCGGATCCTGGTTGTGAAGATCGGTTCCTCCGCCTTCACCGGGGCCGGGGTCGGGGTGGACACCGTGAAGCTCGACTCCCTGGTCGACGTGATCGCCGGACGGATCGAAGCCGGAGGAAAAGTTCTCGTCGTCAGCTCTGGGGCAGTGGCAGCAGGACTCGCGCCGCTCGGGCTGCCTCGCCGCCCGCAGGACCATCTCACCCAGCGCGCCGCCGCGAGCGTGGGGCAATCCGCATTGGCCCTTGCCTGGGGCGCTTCGTTCGCCCGCTACGGGAAAGTCGTCGGCCAGGTGCTGCTCTCGGTGCACGACTTCTCGATCCGTGAGCACAACGCGAACGCGCAGCGCACATTGCACCGGCTGATCGCGCTCGGCGCGGTCCCGGTGATCAATGAGAACGACGTTGTTTCCACGGCGACAGTGCGGCTCGGCGACAACGACCGCGTCGCGGCGTTGGTCGCGCATCTGGTCGGGGCTGAGGCGCTGGTGCTGCTCTCCGACGTGGACGGGGTGTACGACCGCAATCCGCAAGAGCAAGGAGCTGTGCGGCTCGACGTGGTCGCGTCCGAGGCCGACCTTGACGGAGTGACTGCCAAAGGCGGCAGCGGCTTGGGCACCGGCGGGATGGCCAGCAAGCTTCGCGCGGCCCGAATGGCCGCGGACGCCGGGGTCCCGGTGCTCGTCACTTCGGCGGAGCGGGCCGCGGAGGCATTGCTCGAAGGGCGCAGCGGCACAGCTTTCGCGCCGCGCGCGCAGAGATTGTCGGCGCGCAAGTTCTGGATCCGGCACGCCGCCGAGCCAGCAGGATCGCTGTTCCTGGACGACGGCGCGGTCCGCGCTGTCGCAACCGACCGAAGATCCCTGCTCATCGCCGGCGTCAAAAGGGCGGTGGGGGAGTTCCGGGCAGGAGACGTGGTCGTGTTCGCCGATCAGCACGGTCAGCAGGTCGCCCGCGGGGTGGCGGCGTATGGCGCAGTCGACCTCAGCGAAGCTCTTGCCGGACGCGCCGAACTCGCCAAGCCCGTGGTCCATGTGGACGACGTGGTCCCCTTTTAA
- the obgE gene encoding GTPase ObgE: MARFVDRVVVHVSAGSGGHGCCSVHREKFKPLGGPDGGNGGHGGSVVFEVSSQAHTLLDFHFHPHIKASDGKMGMGANRNGARGEDLVLSVPSGTVVFDEQGELLADLTGEGTRFVVAQGGRGGLGNAALVSKARKAPGFALLGEEGETKDLTLELRSVADVGLIGYPNAGKSSLIGALSAAKPKIADYPFTTLAPNLGVVSSGDTTFTVADVPGLIPGAAQGKGLGLDFLRHVDRCAVLVHVLDCATLDSGRDPVSDFEAVEKELAAYQPALAADLGLGDLLRRPRIAVLNKVDVPDGADLADMVSDELALKLRDGEEAEPEPWAEPRAPKVFKVSAVSGEGLRALTFALADLVERHRARMADVEPKRQIIRPKPIDESKFEVRPDPENAGGFLVTGARPERWVRQTQFDNEEAIGYLADRLAKLGVEEKLAKLGAEPGADVRIGQVVFGWEPRLSSRRHGSRGMDTRVGEAQRSLEAPEDELWIDELPDDIEEDDEELPE; the protein is encoded by the coding sequence ATGGCGCGTTTTGTCGACCGCGTCGTGGTGCATGTGAGCGCCGGATCAGGCGGCCACGGTTGCTGCTCGGTCCATCGCGAGAAGTTCAAACCGCTCGGCGGCCCGGACGGCGGGAACGGCGGCCACGGCGGTTCGGTGGTGTTCGAGGTCTCCTCTCAGGCCCACACACTGCTCGATTTCCACTTCCATCCGCACATCAAAGCCTCCGACGGCAAGATGGGCATGGGGGCGAACCGCAACGGAGCCCGAGGCGAAGACCTCGTTTTGTCCGTTCCTTCGGGCACAGTTGTTTTCGACGAGCAAGGCGAACTCCTCGCCGACCTCACCGGCGAGGGAACCAGGTTCGTTGTGGCGCAAGGCGGGCGCGGCGGTCTCGGCAACGCGGCGTTGGTCTCGAAAGCGCGCAAAGCGCCCGGTTTCGCCCTCCTCGGGGAAGAAGGCGAAACCAAAGATCTGACGCTCGAGCTGCGTTCGGTGGCCGATGTCGGTCTGATCGGCTACCCCAACGCTGGCAAATCCTCTCTGATCGGGGCGCTCTCGGCCGCAAAGCCCAAGATCGCCGACTACCCGTTCACCACGTTGGCCCCGAACCTCGGCGTGGTGTCCTCCGGGGACACCACGTTCACGGTCGCCGACGTGCCGGGCTTGATCCCTGGTGCTGCGCAGGGCAAAGGCCTTGGTCTCGACTTCTTGCGCCATGTGGACCGCTGCGCTGTGTTAGTGCATGTTCTGGACTGCGCGACGCTGGACTCGGGGCGAGACCCGGTGTCAGATTTCGAGGCGGTGGAGAAAGAGCTCGCCGCGTATCAGCCCGCGTTGGCCGCCGACCTCGGCCTGGGGGATCTGTTGCGCCGCCCGCGCATCGCGGTGCTCAACAAGGTCGACGTTCCGGACGGGGCCGATCTCGCTGACATGGTGTCCGACGAGCTCGCTCTGAAGCTGCGCGACGGCGAGGAAGCCGAGCCCGAGCCTTGGGCCGAGCCGCGGGCGCCGAAGGTTTTCAAGGTTTCCGCCGTGAGCGGCGAAGGGTTGCGCGCCTTGACCTTCGCTTTGGCCGACTTGGTCGAGCGGCATCGGGCGCGCATGGCGGACGTGGAGCCCAAACGTCAGATCATTCGGCCGAAACCAATCGACGAGTCCAAGTTCGAGGTCCGACCCGACCCCGAGAACGCCGGCGGTTTCCTCGTCACCGGGGCGCGGCCCGAACGTTGGGTCCGGCAGACCCAATTCGACAACGAAGAAGCTATCGGCTACCTCGCCGACCGGCTCGCCAAGCTCGGCGTCGAGGAAAAGCTCGCCAAGCTCGGCGCGGAACCAGGCGCGGATGTGCGCATTGGCCAAGTCGTCTTCGGGTGGGAGCCACGGCTTTCCTCGCGCAGACACGGGTCGCGCGGCATGGACACCAGGGTCGGCGAAGCGCAGCGGAGTTTGGAAGCGCCAGAGGACGAGCTGTGGATCGACGAGCTGCCCGACGACATTGAGGAAGACGACGAGGAGCTGCCAGAGTGA
- the rpmA gene encoding 50S ribosomal protein L27: MAHKKGASSSRNGRDSNAQRLGVKRFGGQLVNAGEIIVRQRGTHFHPGDGVGRGGDDTLFALVAGKVLFGSKRGRKTVNIESAEAVEA, encoded by the coding sequence ATGGCACATAAGAAAGGCGCGTCCAGCTCGCGCAACGGCCGCGACTCCAACGCCCAGCGGCTTGGTGTGAAGCGGTTCGGCGGCCAGCTCGTGAACGCGGGCGAGATCATCGTCCGCCAGCGCGGCACCCATTTCCACCCTGGCGACGGCGTCGGCCGCGGCGGCGACGACACATTGTTCGCCCTTGTCGCGGGCAAAGTCTTGTTCGGCTCCAAGCGTGGCCGCAAGACAGTGAACATCGAATCCGCCGAGGCAGTCGAAGCGTAA
- the rplU gene encoding 50S ribosomal protein L21: MGTYAVVKTGGKQYKVAVGDVVSVEKLDGEPGDAIALTPVLIASGSTVTTKADALAKAKVTAELVEHTKGPKIRIHHFKNKTGYHRRQGHRQPLTVLKVTGIA, from the coding sequence ATGGGCACTTACGCGGTTGTGAAGACTGGCGGCAAGCAGTACAAAGTCGCTGTTGGCGACGTGGTGAGCGTGGAGAAGCTCGACGGCGAGCCGGGCGACGCCATCGCGCTCACCCCGGTGCTCATCGCCAGCGGCTCCACCGTCACCACGAAGGCGGACGCGCTGGCCAAGGCGAAAGTGACCGCCGAGCTCGTGGAGCACACCAAGGGCCCGAAGATCCGCATCCACCACTTCAAGAACAAGACCGGATACCATCGGCGGCAGGGACACCGTCAGCCGCTGACGGTGCTCAAGGTGACCGGCATCGCCTGA
- a CDS encoding NAD(P)-binding domain-containing protein: MGATPEHTKVVVIGAGQAGLSAGYFLRKKGLEPGSGFVILDHAPRPGGAWQHRWPSLTLRTANAVHDLPGFPFDHSQQERQAATAVPAYYAAYERRFELDVRRPAHVRAVAREGSGFLVRADVGEFACAGVVNATGTWEKPFWPRYPGADLFHGRQLHAHDYRAPDEFAGQHVLVVGAGVSGVNILVEVSRLARTTWATRRAPVFRDGPFTPELGRAAVALVEDRVRRGLVPGSVVGFTGLVWTPQLREAEARGVLERLPMFQRLTPSGAQWEDCTRVDVDVILWCTGFRANLGHLAPLGLRSPGGGIALTGRLATQVAAEPRVHLIGYGPSASTIGANRAGRAAVAELLETINAADARPSS; the protein is encoded by the coding sequence ATGGGCGCCACCCCGGAACACACCAAGGTCGTCGTCATCGGCGCGGGCCAGGCTGGCCTGTCCGCGGGATACTTCCTCCGCAAGAAGGGCCTCGAACCTGGCTCCGGGTTCGTCATCCTCGACCACGCGCCCCGGCCCGGGGGCGCGTGGCAGCACCGCTGGCCGAGCCTGACGTTGCGCACCGCCAACGCGGTGCACGACCTGCCTGGCTTCCCGTTCGACCATTCGCAGCAAGAAAGACAGGCGGCCACTGCGGTCCCGGCGTACTACGCGGCATACGAACGCCGGTTCGAGCTGGACGTGCGCAGGCCCGCCCACGTCCGGGCAGTGGCGCGCGAAGGCAGCGGCTTCCTGGTCCGCGCCGACGTGGGCGAGTTCGCCTGTGCGGGAGTCGTCAACGCGACCGGGACGTGGGAGAAACCGTTCTGGCCGCGCTACCCGGGCGCGGACCTGTTCCACGGCAGGCAGCTGCACGCCCACGACTACCGCGCGCCCGACGAGTTCGCCGGACAGCATGTCCTGGTGGTCGGCGCGGGCGTGTCCGGCGTGAACATCCTCGTCGAAGTCTCGCGCCTCGCCCGCACGACGTGGGCCACACGCCGCGCCCCGGTCTTCCGGGACGGCCCTTTCACGCCGGAGCTCGGCCGGGCCGCCGTCGCATTGGTCGAGGACCGAGTGCGCCGCGGGCTGGTTCCTGGGTCGGTCGTCGGCTTCACCGGCCTCGTGTGGACTCCGCAACTGCGGGAGGCCGAAGCGCGCGGCGTCCTGGAACGTCTGCCCATGTTCCAGCGCCTCACGCCGTCTGGCGCGCAATGGGAGGACTGCACAAGGGTGGATGTGGACGTGATCCTCTGGTGCACGGGCTTCCGCGCCAACCTCGGCCACCTCGCGCCGCTGGGGCTGCGCTCCCCTGGCGGCGGGATTGCTCTGACCGGCAGGCTCGCGACACAGGTGGCGGCGGAACCGAGGGTGCACCTGATCGGCTACGGCCCGTCCGCGAGCACGATCGGAGCCAACCGCGCCGGTCGGGCCGCCGTCGCCGAACTGTTGGAAACGATCAATGCCGCGGACGCGCGGCCGAGCTCATAA